One Peribacillus simplex NBRC 15720 = DSM 1321 genomic region harbors:
- a CDS encoding M15 family metallopeptidase translates to MLKPIFAATALSSFILLSGCSFDQSNEDKKEPKEEQPSSQDTETETDKNNDSKETAQRQVEVNETAEPAQAGLQTLANPESIPVLVNKQYSLPEDYKPDDLIYPKVDFIFQDKIEKRMMRKEAGEALEEMFQAAENENMHFAGVSAYRSHQTQIAVFNNYVAKDGEEKAKTYSAMPGTSEHETGLAIDVTTHDGACAAQDCFGDTNEAAWLAEHAHEYGFIIRYPEGKENITGYKYEPWHIRYVGVDAATEIFVTKSTLEEYYNAVPVEAVSD, encoded by the coding sequence ATGTTAAAACCTATATTTGCAGCAACTGCTCTATCATCTTTCATTCTATTGTCCGGATGCTCATTCGACCAATCAAACGAGGATAAAAAAGAGCCAAAAGAAGAACAGCCGAGCTCCCAGGATACGGAGACAGAAACTGATAAGAATAATGATTCAAAAGAAACGGCCCAACGCCAGGTGGAAGTTAATGAAACGGCTGAACCCGCACAGGCTGGCCTTCAGACGTTAGCCAACCCGGAAAGCATACCTGTACTTGTCAATAAACAATACAGCCTGCCGGAAGATTACAAACCTGATGACCTTATCTATCCAAAAGTGGATTTCATCTTTCAAGATAAAATTGAAAAAAGAATGATGCGAAAAGAAGCGGGAGAAGCGCTTGAAGAGATGTTCCAAGCTGCTGAAAACGAAAACATGCACTTTGCCGGTGTTTCCGCTTATCGTTCACATCAAACGCAAATCGCTGTTTTTAACAACTATGTGGCTAAGGACGGGGAAGAAAAAGCGAAAACCTACAGTGCAATGCCTGGGACAAGCGAGCATGAAACGGGTCTAGCGATTGACGTCACGACCCATGACGGTGCATGTGCCGCCCAGGACTGCTTCGGTGACACGAATGAAGCGGCCTGGCTTGCTGAACACGCCCATGAATACGGATTTATCATCCGCTATCCGGAAGGCAAGGAAAACATCACAGGCTATAAATACGAACCATGGCACATCCGCTATGTCGGTGTTGATGCTGCAACTGAAATTTTTGTAACGAAGAGTACATTAGAAGAATACTATAATGCCGTACCAGTGGAAGCTGTGTCGGATTAA
- the secG gene encoding preprotein translocase subunit SecG: MHAFLITLLVIVSIALIVTVLLQSGKSAGLSGAIAGGAEQLFGKQKARGLDLVLHRATIVLAILFFALTLLVAFFDV, encoded by the coding sequence ATGCATGCATTTCTCATAACGCTTTTAGTGATTGTCAGTATCGCCCTCATTGTGACGGTATTGCTTCAATCAGGTAAGAGTGCAGGTTTATCAGGTGCGATTGCCGGCGGTGCTGAGCAGCTATTCGGAAAGCAAAAGGCACGCGGTTTGGATCTGGTTTTACATCGCGCAACGATAGTATTGGCGATTTTATTCTTTGCTTTAACTTTACTTGTTGCATTCTTTGATGTGTAA
- a CDS encoding alpha/beta hydrolase: MKIKLQQPFTFEGGKRAVLLLHGFTGNSADVRMLGRYLEKQGYTCHAPHYKGHGVPPEELVKTGPEDWWKDVMMAYDFLKSKGYEEIAVAGLSLGGVFSLKLGYTVPIKGIVSMCAPMYIKSEEMMFKGVLEYAREFKKYEGKTQEQIELEMDLLADKPMNTLKALQELITDVREHVDLIYAPTFVVQGRHDDVINPKSADIIIDAIESPVKKIKWYEESGHVITLDKEKNQLHEDVLEFLESLDWSE; the protein is encoded by the coding sequence ATGAAAATCAAGCTGCAGCAGCCCTTTACTTTTGAAGGCGGAAAAAGAGCTGTCTTACTTTTACATGGATTTACGGGGAATTCAGCGGATGTGCGGATGCTTGGCCGTTATTTGGAGAAACAGGGATACACCTGCCATGCCCCGCACTATAAAGGACATGGCGTTCCGCCAGAGGAGCTGGTGAAAACGGGTCCGGAAGATTGGTGGAAAGATGTCATGATGGCCTACGATTTTCTGAAAAGCAAAGGCTATGAAGAAATTGCTGTTGCCGGACTCTCATTAGGAGGCGTATTTTCTCTAAAATTAGGTTACACTGTACCTATAAAGGGTATCGTATCAATGTGTGCGCCTATGTATATCAAAAGTGAAGAAATGATGTTTAAAGGAGTATTGGAGTACGCCAGAGAATTTAAGAAGTATGAAGGGAAAACTCAAGAGCAAATAGAGCTTGAAATGGACCTCCTTGCCGATAAACCCATGAATACATTGAAAGCCCTTCAGGAATTGATAACGGATGTAAGAGAGCACGTCGACCTTATTTACGCGCCGACATTTGTAGTGCAGGGTCGGCATGATGATGTTATCAATCCAAAAAGTGCCGATATTATTATTGACGCCATTGAATCACCGGTCAAAAAAATCAAGTGGTATGAAGAATCCGGTCATGTCATAACTCTTGATAAAGAAAAAAACCAGTTGCATGAAGATGTATTGGAATTTTTAGAAAGTCTGGATTGGTCCGAATAA
- the eno gene encoding phosphopyruvate hydratase: MPYIEHVYAREVLDSRGNPTIEVEIQTESGYFGRAIVPSGASTGEHEAVELRDGDKSRYLGKGVQKAVDNVNDIIADAVIGLDVTNQAGLDLTMIELDGTENKGNLGANAILGVSMAAAHAAAEFSGLPLYRYLGGFNAKQLPTPMMNIINGGSHADNNVDFQEFMILPVGAPSFKEAVRMGAEVFHALKSVLSAKGLNTAVGDEGGFAPNLGSNREALQVIIEAIEKAGYKAGEDIYLGMDVASSEFYNKETGKYDLAGEGRNGVTSEEMVAFYEELVNEFPILSIEDGLDENDWEGHKLLTERIGSKVQLVGDDLFVTNTKKLAEGIEKGIGNSILIKVNQIGTLTETFEAIEMAKRAGYTAVVSHRSGETEDATIADIAVATNAGQIKTGSMSRTDRIAKYNQLLRIEDQLGDLAVYGGLKSFYNLKK; the protein is encoded by the coding sequence ATGCCGTACATCGAACATGTATATGCACGTGAAGTGCTAGATTCCCGTGGTAATCCAACAATAGAAGTAGAAATCCAAACAGAGTCCGGTTACTTCGGACGTGCAATCGTACCATCAGGTGCTTCAACAGGAGAACACGAAGCTGTTGAGCTTCGTGACGGAGATAAATCTCGTTACCTGGGTAAAGGGGTACAAAAAGCAGTTGATAATGTAAATGATATCATTGCTGATGCTGTCATTGGTTTGGATGTAACGAACCAAGCAGGACTTGACCTTACTATGATTGAATTGGATGGTACTGAAAACAAAGGGAACTTGGGAGCTAATGCAATCCTTGGTGTGTCAATGGCTGCTGCCCATGCTGCTGCGGAATTTTCAGGTTTACCATTGTATCGTTACCTTGGAGGGTTCAATGCGAAACAACTTCCAACTCCAATGATGAACATCATTAATGGCGGATCACATGCCGATAACAATGTTGACTTCCAGGAATTCATGATCCTTCCTGTAGGCGCTCCTAGCTTCAAAGAAGCAGTTCGTATGGGTGCTGAAGTATTCCATGCATTGAAATCTGTCCTTTCTGCAAAAGGCTTGAATACGGCAGTCGGCGATGAAGGCGGCTTTGCGCCAAACCTTGGTTCAAACCGTGAAGCGCTGCAAGTCATCATCGAGGCAATTGAAAAAGCAGGCTATAAAGCAGGCGAAGATATCTACCTTGGTATGGACGTAGCATCATCTGAATTCTATAACAAAGAAACAGGCAAATATGACCTTGCAGGCGAAGGCCGCAATGGCGTTACATCCGAAGAAATGGTTGCGTTCTATGAAGAGCTAGTGAATGAATTCCCGATCCTTTCTATTGAAGACGGCTTGGATGAAAATGACTGGGAAGGCCACAAACTTTTAACTGAACGCATTGGTTCTAAAGTCCAATTAGTTGGTGACGATTTATTCGTAACGAACACAAAAAAATTGGCTGAAGGCATCGAAAAAGGCATCGGTAACTCCATCCTGATTAAAGTGAACCAAATTGGTACACTGACTGAAACGTTTGAAGCAATCGAAATGGCTAAGCGCGCAGGCTACACTGCAGTCGTTTCCCACCGTTCCGGTGAAACGGAAGATGCAACTATCGCTGACATCGCCGTTGCAACAAACGCAGGACAAATCAAAACAGGTTCCATGTCCCGTACAGACCGTATCGCTAAATACAACCAACTTCTTCGCATCGAAGACCAGCTTGGTGACTTGGCTGTATATGGCGGCTTGAAATCTTTCTATAACTTGAAGAAGTAA